A single Salmo trutta chromosome 14, fSalTru1.1, whole genome shotgun sequence DNA region contains:
- the LOC115207205 gene encoding sodium-dependent neutral amino acid transporter SLC6A17 has translation MRKNSKVTQREHTSEHVTESVADLLAHEAPLDYKNSSLNVGGVPGKKIVLEPPENDGRPAWNSKLQYILAQVGFSVGLGNVWRFPYLCQKNGGGAYLVPYFILLILIGVPLFFLELAVGQKIRRGSIGVWNYVCPHLGGIGVSSLMVCGFVGLYYNVIIGWSIFYFFQSFQYPLPWAECPIRRNGSLAIVEPECEKSSATTYFWYRQTLNTTSTIADSGGLNVKMTLSLLVAWIIVCLAVIRGIASSGKVMYFSSLFPYVVLFCFLVRGLLLKGAVDGIAHMFTPKLEKMLEPQVWREAATQVFFALGLGFGGVIAFSSYNKIDNNCHFDAVLVSFINFFTSILATLVVFAVLGFKANLMNEKCVIENGEKILGYLNSNVLSHDLIPPHVNFSQLSTIDYAEIYGVIKTVKEGSFAELSLDPCVLEDELNKSVQGTGLAFIAFTEAMTHFPASPFWSVMFFFMLINLGLGSMIGTMTGITTPVLDTYKVHKELFTVCCCIIAFFCGLLFVQRSGNYFVTMFDDYSAGLPLTIVVILENVSVAWIYGTKRFMQDLEDMLGFRPHAFYFYMWKYVSPCCLIVLITATVIEMAISPPGYSAWVEELAQERFQSYPPWALAMCFSLIVVAMLPLPIVFIARYFNLMSDGSNKLSVSYRKSMMKDISNLEEVDEARFILGKNPGETPSPKPPSRAYLGPPGTNPLENPNSLSPNSCYGTSYQNAISPQPPPPLSPPPPLKSHHQGVLQRFPKLHNHHPHPLSDPYRRTPLSPSPFLPSPRAAYREV, from the exons ATGCGTAAGAACAGTAAGGTGACGCAGCGTGAGCATACCAGTGAGCATGTCACAGAGTCGGTGGCAGACCTGCTCGCTCACGAAGCGCCGCTCGACTACAAGAACAGTTCTCTGAATGTTGGAGGGGTACCCGGGAAGAAGATCGTTCTCGAGCCCCCCGAAAACGATGGCCGCCCGGCCTGGAACAGCAAGCTTCAGTACATTCTGGCCCAGGTGGGCTTCTCTGTGGGGCTAGGAAACGTCTGGCGCTTCCCTTACCTGTGCCAAAAGAATGGAGGAG GTGCCTATCTGGTCCCGTatttcatcctcctcatcctcatcgGCGTCCCGCTCTTCTTCCTGGAGCTAGCGGTGGGCCAGAAGATCCGACGTGGGAGCATCGGGGTGTGGAACTACGTGTGCCCCCACCTGGGTGGGATAGGGGTGTCCAGTCTAATG GTGTGTGGCTTTGTGGGGCTTTACTACAACGTCATCATCGGCTGGAGCATCTTCTACTTCTTCCAGTCCTTCCAGTACCCACTGCCATGGGCCGAATGCcctatcaggaggaatggatCATTAGCCA TCGTGGAGCCTGAGTGTGAGAAAAGCTCGGCCACCACCTACTTCTGGTACCGCCAGACCCTGAACACCACCAGCACCATCGCAGACAGTGGCGGCCTGAACGTCAAGATGACCCTGTCTCTGCTGGTGGCCTGGATCATCGTCTGCCTGGCTGTCATCAGAGGCATCGCGTCCTCTGGGAAG GTGATGTACTTCAGCTCGCTGTTCCCCTACGTGGTGCTCTTCTGTTTCCTGGTGAGAGGTTTGCTGTTGAAGGGTGCTGTCGATGGCATTGCACACATGTTCACTCCCAAG CTGGAGAAGATGCTGGAGCCCCAGGTGTGGAGGGAGGCAGCCACCCAGGTGTTCTTTGCCCTGGGCCTGGGCTTCGGTGGAGTTATTGCCTTCTCCAGCTACAACAAGATAGACAACAACTGCCATTTTGACGCCGTGCTCGTCTCCTTCATCAACTTTTTCACCTCCATCCTGGCTACTCTGGTGGTGTTCGCCGTGCTGGGCTTCAAGGCAAATCTCATGAACGAGAAGTGTGTCATAGA GAATGGAGAGAAGATCCTTGGCTACCTGAACTCTAATGTGCTGAGTCATGACCTCATTCCGCCACACGTGAACTTCTCCCAGCTGTCCACCATAGACTACGCTGAGATATACGGCGTCATCAAGACGGTGAAGGAGGGCAGCTTCGCCGAGCTGAGCCTGGACCCCTGTGTCCTGGAGGATGAGCTTAACAAg TCTGTGCAAGGTACAGGCTTGGCCTTTATTGCCTTCACCGAGGCCATGACTCATTTTCCAGCCTCTCCCTTCTGGTCTGTCATGTTCTTCTTCATGCTCATCAACCTGGGCCTGGGCAGTATGATTGGCACCATGACAGGCATCACCACGCCGGTCCTCGACACCTACAAGGTCCATAAGGAGCTCTTCACAG TGTGCTGCTGCATCATAGCCTTTTTCTGTGGCCTCCTCTTCGTCCAGCGCTCAGGGAACTACTTTGTCACCATGTTTGATGACTACTCCGCTGGTCTGCCTCTCACTATCGTAGTCATCCTGGAGAATGTGTCAGTGGCCTGGATCTACGGCACCAAGAG gtttatGCAAGACCTGGAGGACATGTTGGGTTTCCGGCCCCACGCATTCTATTTCTACATGTGGAAGTACGTCTCTCCTTGTTGTCTCATCGTTCTCATCACAGCTACCGTTATCGAGATGGCCATCAGCCCGCCAGGGTACAGTGCATGGGTAGAAGAACTG gCTCAGGAGCGTTTCCAGAGCTACCCTCCCTGGGCATTGGCCATGTGCTTCTCCCTCATTGTGGTGGCCATGCTTCCTCTCCCCATCGTCTTCATCGCCCGCTATTTCAACCTGATGTCCGACGGCTCCAACAAGCTGTCCGTCTCCTATCGCAAGAGCATGATGAAGGACATCTCCAACCTGGAAGAGGTGGACGAGGCGCGCTTCATCCTGGGCAAAAACCCAGGAGAGACGCCCTCGCCTAAGCCCCCATCCCGAGCCTACCTTGGCCCCCCGGGCACCAACCCTCTGGAAAACCCTAACTCCCTGTCCCCCAACAGCTGCTACGGGACAAGCTACCAGAACGCCATCAGCCCACAACCCCCACCACCCctatcacccccaccaccactga AGTCTCACCACCAGGGGGTGCTGCAGCGCTTCCCAAAACTCCACAACCACCACCCTCACCCACTGAGTGACCCTTATCGCAggacacccctctccccctctcccttcctccccagcCCCAGAG CTGCTTATAGAGAGGTGTAG